A genomic window from Sphingobacterium spiritivorum includes:
- the murG gene encoding undecaprenyldiphospho-muramoylpentapeptide beta-N-acetylglucosaminyltransferase, whose product MAKKVIISGGGTGGHIFPAIAIANALLRLDPATEILFVGANGKMEMEKVPAAGYQIEGLDIVGINRQHLWKNIMLPFKLIRSLWQARKIIKKFKPDVAVGVGGFASGPLLMMANRMAIPTLLQEQNSYAGVTNKKLSVKAARICVAFEGMEQFFPADKILLTGNPIRRASVNVEGKEQEALNAFGLDINKKTILVTGGSLGARTLNDCVKNSLELLKANDVQVIWQCGGYYYDSLQQELKETLPEQIKMTAFLQRMDYAYAAADCIIARSGAGTISELCVVGKPVIMVPSPNVAEDHQTKNALSLVNKKAAVLVRDAEAGEKLITTALQLLNDAERSAELSTNIKKLALLDADDVIAKQVIEIAK is encoded by the coding sequence ATGGCAAAGAAAGTAATCATAAGCGGAGGCGGTACAGGAGGGCATATCTTTCCTGCGATAGCGATAGCTAATGCTTTGTTGCGTCTTGATCCGGCTACAGAAATTCTGTTTGTTGGTGCGAATGGTAAAATGGAGATGGAGAAAGTGCCGGCTGCAGGATATCAGATCGAGGGACTGGATATTGTAGGTATCAACCGTCAGCATCTCTGGAAAAATATCATGCTGCCTTTCAAATTGATACGCAGTCTGTGGCAGGCACGGAAAATTATAAAAAAATTCAAACCGGATGTAGCGGTTGGTGTAGGAGGATTTGCTTCAGGACCACTGCTTATGATGGCTAATAGAATGGCGATCCCGACATTGCTTCAGGAACAAAATTCGTATGCAGGAGTGACTAATAAAAAATTGAGTGTGAAGGCTGCCAGGATATGTGTAGCATTTGAGGGAATGGAACAATTTTTTCCGGCAGACAAAATATTGCTAACCGGTAATCCGATCAGACGAGCATCTGTCAATGTTGAAGGTAAAGAACAGGAAGCGTTGAATGCATTTGGTCTGGATATCAATAAAAAGACAATTCTTGTGACAGGAGGAAGTCTCGGAGCACGTACATTAAATGATTGTGTGAAAAATAGTCTGGAGTTGTTGAAGGCTAATGATGTACAGGTCATCTGGCAATGTGGAGGATATTATTATGATAGCCTTCAGCAAGAATTAAAAGAAACATTGCCTGAACAGATAAAAATGACTGCATTTCTGCAACGTATGGATTATGCCTATGCGGCAGCTGACTGTATTATCGCCAGATCCGGTGCCGGGACCATTTCTGAACTATGTGTGGTTGGTAAACCGGTTATTATGGTGCCTTCGCCCAATGTTGCAGAAGATCATCAGACCAAAAATGCGCTTTCACTCGTGAATAAGAAAGCTGCAGTATTAGTCAGAGATGCAGAAGCAGGAGAGAAATTAATTACAACTGCACTTCAGTTATTGAATGATGCGGAGCGATCAGCAGAATTGAGCACCAATATTAAAAAACTGGCATTGCTCGATGCAGATGATGTAATCGCAAAACAGGTTATTGAAATAGCAAAATAG
- a CDS encoding FtsW/RodA/SpoVE family cell cycle protein — MEQLFSKAKGDRWIWIIVLILSGWSLLAVYSSVGTLAYKEGKGTEMYLLKHFSIIAIGFVLMYFSHKVDYRYYAGISKLLMLITIPLLLYTLLFGSKVNDASRWVTIPVINQTFQTSDLAKLALITFLARMLSRKQEEIKDVKKSFVPIMGSVCVIFVLIALANLSTALMLFGVSILLLLIGRISFKQIAVVSLGVGFLLSLVILFGPRRQTYYSRIKSFFKTEEVHTEERVSFQDDKNYQANNAKIAIATGGVFGKGPGNSMQRNVLPHPYSDFIFAIIIEEYGTIGGVILLTLYIVLMYRCIRIVTMSPRAFGAFLAAGLGFSLTIQALANMAVAVGLGPVTGVPLPLVSMGGTSILFTSVALGIILSVSRNIEELKGKEELEEKAKPKKVVVGTLA, encoded by the coding sequence ATGGAACAACTATTTTCTAAAGCAAAAGGCGATCGCTGGATTTGGATTATAGTCCTCATTTTGTCTGGCTGGTCGTTATTGGCCGTATATAGTTCTGTCGGAACATTAGCCTACAAAGAGGGGAAAGGGACAGAAATGTACCTGTTGAAGCATTTTTCCATAATAGCTATAGGTTTTGTTTTAATGTATTTTTCACATAAAGTGGATTACAGGTATTACGCCGGTATATCCAAGTTGTTGATGTTGATTACCATACCCTTGCTGCTCTATACTTTGTTGTTTGGTAGCAAAGTGAATGACGCAAGTCGGTGGGTGACGATTCCTGTGATCAATCAGACTTTTCAGACATCCGATTTGGCCAAGCTGGCGCTGATTACTTTTCTGGCGAGAATGCTTTCACGCAAGCAGGAAGAAATCAAGGATGTCAAGAAATCCTTTGTTCCGATTATGGGATCGGTCTGTGTTATTTTCGTTTTGATCGCGCTGGCCAATCTTTCGACAGCTCTGATGCTCTTTGGAGTAAGTATTCTGCTGTTGCTGATCGGACGGATCAGTTTTAAACAGATTGCAGTGGTGAGTTTAGGTGTAGGTTTTTTATTGTCTCTGGTCATTCTTTTTGGTCCAAGACGTCAAACTTATTACAGTCGTATCAAATCGTTCTTTAAAACAGAAGAAGTACATACAGAAGAAAGGGTTTCCTTTCAGGATGATAAGAATTATCAGGCGAATAACGCTAAGATTGCGATTGCTACGGGAGGTGTTTTCGGTAAAGGTCCGGGTAACAGTATGCAGCGAAATGTGCTACCTCATCCCTATTCGGATTTTATTTTTGCAATCATTATAGAGGAATACGGGACAATCGGAGGTGTCATCTTACTGACGCTCTACATTGTATTAATGTACCGGTGTATCCGGATCGTGACGATGAGTCCGCGGGCATTCGGTGCTTTTCTGGCGGCAGGCTTAGGCTTTAGTCTCACGATACAGGCTTTGGCCAATATGGCTGTGGCAGTAGGATTAGGTCCGGTCACAGGTGTTCCGTTGCCGCTGGTCAGTATGGGGGGAACATCCATTCTCTTTACCAGTGTAGCATTGGGAATTATCCTGAGTGTGAGCCGGAATATTGAAGAATTAAAAGGAAAAGAAGAGCTGGAGGAAAAAGCGAAACCTAAAAAGGTCGTAGTAGGAACTTTAGCATAA
- the murD gene encoding UDP-N-acetylmuramoyl-L-alanine--D-glutamate ligase: MANIAQTYYPQSGKLIVLGAGESGVGAAILALQKGFEVLVSDKGVIAEKYQQQLEDAGIAYESGHHSEELILDADLVVKSPGIPETAPLVVALKQKGIPVIGEIEFAAQYTDARLYCITGSNGKSTTTMLTYYILQKAGVNVGLAGNIGRSFALQVAQEQFDVYVLEISSFMLDDMYQFRADVAVILNITPDHLDRYDHKMENYVDSKFRMIRNQTANDYFIYCLDDEETVKGLERHHTEATIWPMTQEQVINPGAYLDQEKNIIINTPKGEQFIMNTEDLSLQGKHNVYNNMAAGLVAKVQELRNRSMQESMSSYVNIPHRLEHVACIGGVNYINDSKATNVNSVWYALESFSPQIVLIMGGVDKGNDYEMLRDLVRSKVRAIICIGKDNTRIHESFEEDTDVIVNSSSMKDAVEIASHIAQKGDTVLLSPACASFDWFKNYEERGDKFKEAVMAL; encoded by the coding sequence ATGGCAAATATAGCGCAGACATATTATCCTCAAAGTGGCAAGCTGATTGTTCTCGGTGCTGGCGAAAGCGGAGTCGGAGCAGCGATACTGGCACTACAAAAAGGATTTGAGGTGCTGGTCTCCGATAAAGGAGTCATTGCCGAAAAATATCAGCAGCAGTTGGAGGATGCCGGTATTGCTTATGAGTCAGGCCATCATTCTGAAGAACTTATTCTGGATGCAGACCTTGTTGTCAAGAGTCCGGGTATTCCGGAGACAGCACCATTGGTGGTTGCATTAAAACAAAAGGGAATTCCGGTTATCGGAGAGATAGAGTTTGCAGCACAATATACAGATGCACGACTCTATTGTATCACGGGTTCAAACGGTAAGTCGACAACTACCATGTTGACCTACTATATACTGCAGAAAGCAGGTGTGAATGTAGGTCTGGCTGGTAATATAGGTCGGAGTTTTGCACTTCAGGTTGCACAGGAGCAATTTGATGTTTATGTATTAGAAATTTCCAGTTTTATGCTGGATGATATGTATCAGTTCCGTGCGGATGTAGCCGTGATCCTTAATATCACACCAGATCATTTAGACCGGTACGACCATAAAATGGAAAACTACGTGGATTCCAAATTCAGGATGATCCGTAACCAGACAGCAAATGATTATTTCATCTATTGTCTGGATGATGAAGAGACAGTAAAAGGGCTGGAGCGACACCACACTGAGGCAACGATCTGGCCTATGACACAGGAACAGGTGATCAATCCCGGCGCATATTTAGATCAAGAGAAGAATATTATAATCAACACCCCTAAAGGAGAGCAATTTATTATGAATACGGAAGATTTGTCATTACAGGGCAAGCACAATGTGTACAACAACATGGCGGCAGGATTAGTAGCGAAAGTTCAGGAATTACGTAACCGTTCTATGCAGGAAAGCATGAGTTCATACGTCAATATCCCGCATAGGTTGGAACATGTGGCTTGTATCGGAGGCGTGAATTATATCAATGACTCCAAAGCGACCAATGTCAATTCTGTTTGGTATGCATTAGAGAGCTTTTCACCACAGATCGTTTTGATCATGGGGGGAGTGGACAAAGGAAATGATTACGAAATGCTTCGTGATCTGGTACGCTCTAAAGTTCGTGCTATCATCTGTATAGGTAAAGATAATACACGTATTCACGAATCATTCGAAGAAGATACAGATGTAATCGTCAACAGTTCTTCTATGAAAGATGCTGTTGAGATTGCTTCACATATAGCGCAAAAAGGAGATACCGTATTGTTATCGCCAGCTTGTGCAAGTTTTGACTGGTTCAAAAATTACGAAGAGCGCGGAGACAAATTCAAAGAAGCTGTAATGGCTTTGTAG
- the mraY gene encoding phospho-N-acetylmuramoyl-pentapeptide-transferase: MLYYLFTWLNEHIHIPGAGLFQYISFRTAMAVILSLIITTVYGSRLIRILHNKQVGETIRDLGLEGEKKKQGTPTMGGLIIIAGILVPTLLFAKIDNIYIILMIVTTLWMGAIGFLDDYIKVFKKNKEGLQGKFKVIGQVGLGVFIAVTMYFHPEIVVRQQVAHPGSLKPVEVSINSQTGEKYYTENVKSSKTNIPFYKNNEFDYAKVLTMFGLRGDMITFMVFLVMVVVIVTAVSNGANITDGIDGLAAGTSTIIGITLAILAYVSGNVIFSDYLNIMYIPNSGELVIFAGAFIGACTGFLWYNAYPAQVFMGDTGSLAIGGIIAAFAILIRKELLIPVLCGVFLIENLSVMMQVGYFKYTKKKYGEGRRIFLMSPLHHHYQKKGYHEAKIVTRFVIVGVLLAILTIVTLKVR; the protein is encoded by the coding sequence ATGTTATACTACTTATTTACATGGTTAAATGAACATATCCACATTCCGGGAGCGGGGTTGTTTCAGTACATCTCCTTCCGTACAGCAATGGCGGTTATTCTTTCATTGATAATCACCACCGTATATGGTAGCAGATTGATTCGCATACTGCATAATAAGCAGGTTGGTGAGACTATTCGCGATTTGGGATTGGAAGGAGAGAAGAAGAAGCAAGGTACGCCAACGATGGGAGGTCTGATTATCATTGCAGGTATACTGGTGCCTACGCTATTGTTTGCGAAGATAGATAACATCTATATCATCCTTATGATCGTGACTACATTATGGATGGGAGCGATCGGTTTTCTGGATGATTATATTAAGGTTTTTAAGAAGAATAAAGAAGGTTTACAAGGAAAGTTCAAAGTAATCGGTCAGGTAGGACTAGGTGTATTCATTGCAGTGACGATGTATTTTCATCCGGAAATAGTTGTTCGTCAGCAGGTAGCTCATCCCGGCTCACTCAAACCGGTAGAAGTGTCAATCAACAGTCAGACCGGTGAGAAATATTACACGGAGAATGTGAAGTCCAGCAAGACAAACATCCCGTTTTATAAGAACAATGAATTTGACTACGCAAAGGTACTGACCATGTTTGGCCTCAGGGGAGACATGATCACCTTTATGGTTTTTCTGGTTATGGTAGTCGTGATTGTGACCGCTGTTTCCAATGGAGCTAATATTACAGATGGGATAGATGGTCTGGCAGCAGGTACATCTACTATAATAGGAATCACACTGGCCATACTGGCATATGTATCCGGTAACGTGATCTTCTCGGACTATCTGAATATCATGTATATACCCAATTCGGGAGAACTCGTGATTTTCGCAGGAGCATTTATCGGGGCCTGTACAGGATTTTTGTGGTACAATGCTTATCCGGCTCAGGTATTTATGGGAGATACGGGAAGTCTGGCGATCGGAGGGATCATTGCTGCTTTTGCCATTCTGATCCGAAAAGAATTATTGATACCCGTACTGTGTGGGGTATTTCTGATAGAAAATCTATCTGTAATGATGCAGGTGGGATATTTTAAATATACAAAGAAGAAATATGGAGAGGGGCGCAGAATTTTTCTGATGTCTCCTTTGCATCACCATTATCAGAAGAAAGGGTATCACGAAGCTAAGATCGTGACACGCTTTGTAATTGTAGGAGTTCTATTAGCAATATTGACAATCGTTACTTTAAAAGTGAGATAA
- a CDS encoding UDP-N-acetylmuramoyl-L-alanyl-D-glutamate--2,6-diaminopimelate ligase: MIKLKDILHAIPVQEVVGQLDVEVTSLCFDSRKANEGSLFVAVRGVHTDGHLFVEKAIEQGCTLIMVEEMPEKKHEDVTYMMVADTAYALGIAAGNFYGNPSRELKLVGVTGTNGKTTIATLLFNLFTALGYHVGLLSTVQNQIGERIIPATHTTPDPVALNALLRDMVDEGCDYCFMEVSSHAVVQQRIAGLRFAGGIFSNITHDHLDFHKTFDNYIKAKKKFFDDLDRFAFALTNGDEKNGSVMLQNTFAHKKTYGLKGVADFKAKIIESHFDGMLLNIEGHEVWVKLVGEFNAYNILAVYGAAILLEQETVKVLTALSQITGAEGRFEAITSKNGVIGIVDYAHTPDAVANVLSTINNLRKKEQQIITVLGCGGDRDKTKRPEMAEVAAKMSDKVIITSDNPRTEDPVQIIKDMEPGIPADRKKNVFSITDRKEAIRAACHLAQPGDIVLVAGKGHEKYQDINGVKHHFDDREELEKTFNE; this comes from the coding sequence ATGATAAAACTAAAAGACATATTGCATGCTATTCCGGTACAGGAAGTGGTGGGTCAGCTGGATGTTGAGGTGACTTCATTATGTTTTGATTCCCGCAAGGCAAATGAAGGTAGTCTTTTTGTTGCTGTGCGTGGCGTACATACAGACGGACATCTGTTTGTAGAAAAGGCCATTGAGCAAGGATGTACGCTGATCATGGTTGAAGAGATGCCGGAGAAAAAGCACGAAGATGTTACTTATATGATGGTTGCCGATACCGCCTATGCATTGGGTATTGCTGCCGGTAATTTCTATGGAAATCCTTCCCGCGAATTGAAGCTTGTCGGGGTGACAGGTACAAATGGTAAGACCACGATTGCAACATTGCTATTCAATCTGTTTACAGCTCTTGGATATCATGTAGGTTTGCTTTCTACCGTTCAGAATCAGATTGGAGAGCGGATTATACCTGCCACACATACGACTCCGGATCCGGTAGCATTAAATGCATTGCTGCGGGATATGGTAGATGAAGGCTGTGACTACTGTTTTATGGAAGTCAGCTCACATGCAGTCGTACAGCAGCGTATTGCAGGACTTCGGTTTGCCGGAGGTATTTTCAGCAATATCACACACGATCATCTGGATTTTCACAAGACATTTGATAATTACATAAAAGCGAAAAAGAAATTTTTCGATGATCTGGATCGCTTTGCGTTTGCATTGACCAATGGAGATGAAAAGAATGGTTCTGTCATGTTACAGAATACGTTTGCACATAAGAAAACATACGGGCTAAAAGGTGTGGCTGATTTTAAAGCCAAAATCATTGAAAGCCATTTTGATGGTATGCTTCTCAATATTGAAGGCCATGAAGTATGGGTTAAGCTGGTTGGCGAGTTCAATGCTTATAATATACTGGCGGTATATGGAGCTGCAATCTTACTGGAGCAGGAGACTGTAAAAGTTCTGACGGCCCTTAGCCAGATCACAGGTGCGGAAGGACGCTTTGAAGCAATCACATCCAAAAACGGAGTGATTGGTATTGTGGACTATGCTCATACACCGGATGCTGTTGCAAATGTGTTGAGCACCATTAACAATCTACGCAAAAAAGAACAGCAGATTATCACAGTGCTGGGCTGCGGAGGCGATCGGGATAAAACCAAACGCCCGGAAATGGCGGAAGTAGCAGCGAAAATGAGTGATAAAGTGATTATAACTTCAGATAATCCGCGCACCGAAGATCCGGTACAGATTATCAAAGATATGGAGCCGGGTATTCCTGCTGACAGAAAGAAAAATGTATTCTCGATCACAGATCGTAAAGAAGCTATTCGTGCGGCATGTCATCTTGCTCAGCCGGGCGATATTGTTCTTGTCGCAGGTAAAGGGCATGAAAAATATCAGGACATCAATGGTGTGAAACATCATTTTGATGACCGTGAAGAATTGGAAAAAACGTTTAATGAATAA
- a CDS encoding penicillin-binding protein: protein MNIRKSILLRVYLAFGLMVLGALVVFAKLVHLQYVDGGKWREISDSLTIQEREVEAARGNIYSNDGSILATSIPEYDLRFDAMAIPEEEEDIFNSKVDSLAYKLAGFFKDRSARQYLGLLKQARSKKQRYVMIMREVTHQDLKKVKDFPLFKSFKVDKDKYSGGLIVERHNKRILPFTNLAARTIGYKNTKGIDTVRVGLEGAYGHYIDGKSGKRLVQRIAGGVWVPINRNMEVAPVDGSDIISTIDVNMQDMAQRALEKQLQIVDADNGCVILMEVKTGEVRAVANFTRDEEGVFREKFNYAIALSAEPGSTFKLASYLALIDDGKIDSSTTVDVGNGTYKVPGHTIKDSHAPRKSIMSAKYAFEQSSNVAITKLVNTHYKDDPSKFTDKLYSMGLGKALQLQIPGEGEPKIKTPKAKSWSKLSLVQMAYGYELLMTPLQTLTLYNAVANDGKMIAPVFVKEIRHLGNTVEHFQARVIKDKIASEHALSEIRGMMEGTMIEGTGKTLRNPLYTSAGKTGTAQIADGARGYRQRKYQSSFAGYFPAENPKYSMIVVIRNPRKGYYGASTAGPVFKELADMVFANDLSMHGTFSSRKVNPAGGKTPLTLKGSREASMKVYEALGIRSFDWNAVAQGVVDTSSRGVPFVDVRVKEGIVPDVKGMGLIDAMYTMENAGFKTYVSGKGKVIEQSLIPGSKLKFGTQVAIVLN, encoded by the coding sequence ATGAATATTAGAAAATCCATACTTCTAAGAGTGTATCTCGCATTCGGCCTGATGGTATTGGGGGCGCTGGTTGTTTTTGCAAAACTGGTACATCTTCAATATGTAGACGGGGGTAAGTGGAGAGAAATTTCAGATAGTCTGACAATACAGGAGCGAGAGGTAGAGGCTGCGAGAGGGAATATTTATTCAAATGATGGTAGTATTCTGGCAACTTCCATTCCTGAGTATGATTTGCGTTTTGATGCAATGGCTATTCCGGAAGAGGAAGAAGATATTTTTAATTCTAAAGTAGACTCTCTGGCGTATAAGCTGGCTGGTTTTTTCAAAGACAGATCTGCAAGACAGTATTTGGGATTGCTTAAGCAGGCGAGAAGTAAAAAACAGCGGTATGTGATGATCATGCGTGAAGTAACGCATCAGGATCTGAAAAAAGTAAAGGATTTTCCGTTGTTCAAATCCTTTAAGGTCGATAAAGATAAATATTCCGGTGGCCTGATTGTGGAGCGGCATAATAAAAGAATTCTTCCTTTTACCAATCTGGCAGCACGTACCATCGGGTATAAAAATACAAAGGGAATTGACACGGTACGAGTAGGTCTGGAAGGTGCATATGGACACTACATCGACGGTAAGAGTGGTAAAAGATTAGTGCAGCGTATTGCCGGTGGTGTATGGGTGCCGATCAACCGTAATATGGAGGTGGCTCCTGTAGACGGTTCCGATATTATTTCGACGATAGACGTCAATATGCAGGATATGGCACAACGGGCGCTGGAGAAACAATTGCAGATTGTAGACGCAGATAACGGTTGTGTGATTCTGATGGAGGTGAAGACAGGAGAGGTAAGGGCTGTGGCTAATTTCACACGTGATGAAGAAGGTGTGTTCAGGGAGAAATTCAACTACGCGATTGCGCTATCGGCCGAACCGGGATCAACATTCAAACTGGCGTCGTATCTGGCGTTGATCGATGACGGAAAAATAGATTCTTCGACAACAGTTGATGTCGGCAATGGAACCTATAAGGTGCCGGGACATACGATAAAAGATTCGCATGCACCACGGAAATCTATTATGTCTGCCAAATATGCTTTCGAGCAGTCTTCAAATGTGGCGATTACCAAGTTGGTTAACACACATTATAAAGATGATCCCTCAAAGTTTACAGACAAGCTGTACAGCATGGGATTAGGTAAGGCGCTGCAATTGCAGATTCCGGGCGAAGGAGAACCTAAGATTAAAACGCCTAAGGCAAAGTCCTGGAGTAAGCTCTCTTTAGTACAGATGGCTTATGGCTATGAATTGCTCATGACTCCGCTTCAGACATTGACACTGTATAATGCAGTAGCAAATGACGGAAAAATGATAGCGCCTGTATTCGTAAAAGAAATCAGGCATCTTGGGAATACTGTCGAACATTTTCAGGCACGTGTTATCAAGGATAAAATTGCTTCAGAACATGCACTCTCCGAAATAAGGGGAATGATGGAAGGCACAATGATAGAGGGGACAGGTAAAACTCTTCGCAATCCGCTGTATACCTCCGCTGGTAAAACAGGTACAGCACAGATCGCTGATGGAGCGCGCGGATACAGACAACGGAAATATCAATCTTCGTTTGCCGGATATTTTCCTGCTGAAAATCCGAAGTACTCGATGATTGTCGTGATACGTAACCCCAGAAAGGGATATTACGGAGCGTCTACTGCAGGTCCGGTATTTAAGGAACTTGCGGATATGGTCTTTGCCAATGATTTGTCTATGCACGGAACATTTAGCTCCCGCAAGGTAAATCCGGCCGGAGGTAAGACGCCGTTGACATTAAAAGGATCAAGGGAAGCATCGATGAAAGTCTATGAAGCTTTAGGTATACGCTCTTTCGACTGGAATGCCGTAGCACAAGGTGTCGTTGATACTTCAAGTCGCGGAGTCCCTTTTGTAGATGTCAGAGTCAAAGAAGGCATAGTGCCGGATGTAAAAGGAATGGGACTGATTGATGCCATGTATACCATGGAGAATGCAGGATTTAAAACATATGTATCGGGAAAAGGAAAAGTTATTGAACAATCGCTTATTCCCGGTTCAAAGTTGAAGTTTGGAACACAGGTAGCAATCGTATTGAATTAA
- a CDS encoding FtsL-like putative cell division protein — MKRNTIKQKELSEEVQEELQDTVEEKAEETKHFIKSVFSPQKITTYSVVKNLPFVAFIALLALLYISNRHLAERTVRQIDRLSKEVKELSWDYKSLSAELMKRTTQSEIAKRADTLGLKERKEPPIKIEVVKEEKK; from the coding sequence ATGAAGAGAAATACAATAAAGCAAAAAGAGTTAAGTGAAGAAGTTCAGGAAGAACTTCAGGATACGGTAGAGGAAAAAGCGGAAGAGACCAAGCATTTTATTAAATCGGTCTTTTCTCCGCAAAAGATAACGACCTATTCCGTTGTAAAGAATCTTCCTTTTGTAGCTTTTATCGCTCTTTTGGCGCTTTTATATATTTCTAACCGGCACTTGGCAGAGCGGACAGTTCGGCAGATAGACCGGTTGAGCAAGGAAGTTAAAGAGTTGAGTTGGGATTATAAATCGCTCTCTGCAGAGTTGATGAAGAGAACCACTCAGTCTGAAATAGCAAAACGGGCAGATACATTGGGACTAAAAGAGCGAAAGGAGCCGCCAATTAAAATTGAAGTTGTAAAAGAAGAAAAAAAATAA
- the rsmH gene encoding 16S rRNA (cytosine(1402)-N(4))-methyltransferase RsmH codes for MSNVYHVPVMLKECIDALSIKPDGVYVDVTFGGGGHSREILKHLGPKGRLFAFDQDPDALENTIADERFTLIHQNFRFLKNNLRLNGVKEVDGILADLGVSSHQFDAADRGFSIRFDADLDMRMDQVSDLDAKKVLNTYAEEDLHRIFGMYGEIMNAKSLAKTVVTARLSAPIETVAGLKEVIRKLVPKGKEHKYHAQVFQALRIEVNKELEALQEFLLQTVSTLKPSGKLVVMSYHSLEDRLVKNFMAKGKFKGEVEKDFFGNEIKPFQVITRKAITASEEELSTNNRSRSAKLRVAEKKEL; via the coding sequence ATGAGTAATGTTTACCATGTTCCGGTAATGCTGAAAGAATGCATTGATGCATTATCCATCAAGCCTGATGGTGTATATGTCGATGTGACGTTTGGTGGCGGGGGACATTCCCGTGAGATATTGAAACATCTGGGTCCTAAGGGGCGGTTATTCGCTTTTGATCAGGATCCCGACGCTTTGGAAAATACCATTGCAGATGAACGATTCACATTAATTCATCAAAACTTCAGGTTTTTGAAAAATAATCTCCGCTTGAACGGAGTCAAAGAAGTTGATGGCATTTTGGCAGATCTGGGTGTTTCCTCACATCAGTTTGATGCAGCCGACAGAGGATTTTCCATTCGCTTTGATGCGGATCTGGATATGCGTATGGATCAGGTATCTGACCTGGACGCAAAAAAAGTTCTTAATACCTATGCTGAAGAGGATTTGCATCGCATATTCGGAATGTATGGCGAAATCATGAATGCTAAATCACTTGCAAAAACGGTGGTGACAGCGAGATTGAGTGCTCCGATAGAGACTGTTGCAGGGCTTAAAGAGGTAATCCGGAAGTTAGTTCCAAAAGGTAAAGAACATAAATACCATGCTCAGGTGTTTCAGGCGCTGCGGATAGAGGTGAATAAAGAGTTGGAAGCTTTGCAGGAATTTTTGTTGCAGACTGTTTCCACGTTAAAGCCTTCGGGAAAGCTTGTGGTGATGTCTTACCATTCTCTTGAAGACCGTTTGGTTAAGAATTTTATGGCTAAAGGTAAGTTTAAGGGAGAAGTAGAGAAGGATTTTTTTGGAAATGAAATAAAGCCTTTTCAGGTGATTACGCGTAAGGCGATTACAGCATCTGAAGAAGAATTGAGTACAAATAACAGGTCTCGTAGTGCAAAACTGCGGGTTGCCGAGAAAAAGGAGCTATAA
- the mraZ gene encoding division/cell wall cluster transcriptional repressor MraZ: MNHLIGEFECKLDTKGRMVLPAALKRQLPHVERDGLVVNRGFEKHLVFYTREEWNTITAKLSKLNQFNEKSRMFVRAFTRGATELTLDASGRVLLPKGLLEYANIGAEVVLACQFNKIEVWSKEGYEALMNDGLGDDFAALAEEVMGGMDFGGLMNE; encoded by the coding sequence ATGAATCATTTAATCGGAGAATTTGAATGCAAGCTTGACACCAAAGGAAGAATGGTGTTGCCGGCAGCGCTCAAGCGGCAGTTGCCGCATGTGGAGCGTGACGGGCTTGTTGTGAACCGGGGATTTGAGAAACATTTGGTTTTCTATACACGTGAAGAGTGGAATACTATCACAGCTAAGTTGTCAAAATTGAATCAGTTTAACGAGAAGAGCAGGATGTTTGTCCGTGCTTTTACTCGTGGTGCTACAGAGTTGACACTGGATGCTTCTGGTCGTGTACTTCTACCAAAAGGATTGTTGGAATATGCAAACATCGGCGCTGAAGTCGTGCTTGCCTGTCAGTTTAACAAAATAGAGGTTTGGTCGAAAGAAGGGTACGAAGCATTGATGAATGATGGTTTAGGTGATGATTTTGCTGCGTTGGCAGAAGAGGTGATGGGCGGAATGGATTTTGGAGGATTAATGAATGAGTAA